CGAGGGGAAATCTTGCAGCTGTTTCAGCCGTCTCGGGAAACGATGCCCAAGGCCGATAGCGTGATCGATGAGATCGTGGACGCGGTCAAAGAGCTCTCGCAAAATCGAACTGGGGCTTTGTTGATCTTGGAGACCGATCGCCCGATTGATGAGCGCGATTTTTCGGTGCCGGGGGTCAAGCTCAATGCCGATGTTTCTAAGGAGCTGCTGCAAACGCTGTTTCAGACGACGACCCTGCTGCACGATGGGGCAGTGTTGATTCGGGGATCGCGGATTGTGGCGGCGAGCGTGATTTTGCCGATTTCGGACCGCACGGCGTCTCGGCGACTGGGTACTCGGCACCGTGCCGCAATGGGGATTACAGAGCGGGTCGAAAACTGTATTTGTGTGGTTGTATCCGAAGAGACTGGGTCTATTTCGCTAGCGGAGCGAGGCACGCTGAACCGCCCTTTGACGAGCAGTAAACTGAAGGAATTGCTGGAGACTCGCTTTTCTCCGTCTGTAGATCGTGAGGCAGTGGCCACTGATTTGCGGAGTTTAGGTCGTCAGATTGGTGCTCAGGGCTGGGCCCTCGTTTCGCGCATACTCCGTCTTCCTTCTTCAGCTTCTCGGGAGAAACAATGACTACAAAGCCGACTGTCTTGAAAGAGTTACCTGCTGATTTGAAGCGCGATCGCCTGCCGAGACACGTCGCTGTCATCATGGATGGCAATGGACGCTGGGCGAAACGGCGCGGCCTGCCGCGGATCATGGGGCATCCTCGGGGGGTAGACTCTCTGCGAGAAGCGGTGCGCTGCTGTGATGACTGGGGCATTCAGGCGCTGACGGTGTATGCGTTCTCGACGGAGAACTGGAACCGCCCGCAGCAAGAGGTGATGCTGATCATGACGCTCATCGAGCAGTTTCTGCGCCGAGAGCTGCCGGAGATGATGGAGCGGGACATTCGCCTGAAGCTGATGGGGAATCTCAGTGCGCTGCCGGCGTCGCTGCAAGCGGCGATGGAGCAGTCGATGAATGCGACGAGCAACAATCGCGGGATGCAGTTTACGGTGGCGACGAACTATGGCGGTCGCCAGGAGATTCTCCAGGCCTGCCGGACGATCGCCCATCAGGTGCAGCAAGGGGCCTTGAGCCCCGATGAGATTGATGAGTCGGTGTTTGAGCGCCACTTGTACACTGCTAGCATCTGCGACCCGGATCTGCTGATTCGCACGAGTGGCGAGATGCGCATCAGTAATTTTCTGCTGTGGCAGGTCGCCTATTCCGAGATTTACATCACGGAGACGCTGTGGCCGGATTTCAATCGTGATGAGCTGCGACGCGCCTTGCTGGCGTACCAGCAGCGGGA
This genomic stretch from Geitlerinema sp. PCC 7407 harbors:
- a CDS encoding isoprenyl transferase; the encoded protein is MTTKPTVLKELPADLKRDRLPRHVAVIMDGNGRWAKRRGLPRIMGHPRGVDSLREAVRCCDDWGIQALTVYAFSTENWNRPQQEVMLIMTLIEQFLRRELPEMMERDIRLKLMGNLSALPASLQAAMEQSMNATSNNRGMQFTVATNYGGRQEILQACRTIAHQVQQGALSPDEIDESVFERHLYTASICDPDLLIRTSGEMRISNFLLWQVAYSEIYITETLWPDFNRDELRRALLAYQQRERRFGKV
- the cdaA gene encoding diadenylate cyclase CdaA, translated to MGYMKQWLIDPSWTHPLLFFSIQLPPWLFSIASLGFLVDVGLVLLLTYFVLVIIGERRTLWMVRGFLVLMLAAALSSRLGLMLLSFVLTNLVVGSAVAMAVILQSEFRRFLEQLGRGEILQLFQPSRETMPKADSVIDEIVDAVKELSQNRTGALLILETDRPIDERDFSVPGVKLNADVSKELLQTLFQTTTLLHDGAVLIRGSRIVAASVILPISDRTASRRLGTRHRAAMGITERVENCICVVVSEETGSISLAERGTLNRPLTSSKLKELLETRFSPSVDREAVATDLRSLGRQIGAQGWALVSRILRLPSSASREKQ